The following proteins come from a genomic window of Flavobacterium eburneipallidum:
- a CDS encoding ABC transporter permease, translated as MFKLFRENVRIAIGSIRTQLLRTILTVLIIAIGITALVGILTVVSALENTLSSDFASMGANTFNINRYESNTRQRGGEREIINPIISYPQAVAFKNKYSYPLTQTSISFTATSTAEIKFEATKTDPENKIVGVDEYFMANSGLETSSGRNFTEFDIKNNTYNCIVGSDFEKGLLKDVNPIDKIISIRGAKFKVIGVLKEKGSTFGNSQDLRVLIPIQVARSLFTAPNINYTMSIMVSKKELLDQAIDNANSTMRRVRKLSPVKDNNFAIVRSDDLINKILSITQYLGLASWVIGIITILGSSIALMNIMIVSVTERTREIGVRKALGAKKTTVAFQFFIETLLIGQLGGLVGIILGIAIGYAIATAIDFVFVIPWGAISAAFLTSFTVAIISGLYPAIKASKLDPIEALRYE; from the coding sequence ATGTTTAAACTATTTCGAGAAAACGTCCGAATTGCAATTGGTTCTATCCGAACCCAGTTATTGCGTACCATCCTTACTGTGTTGATTATTGCTATAGGAATCACGGCTTTGGTCGGAATTCTGACAGTAGTTTCGGCTCTCGAAAATACATTATCTTCGGATTTTGCTTCGATGGGAGCCAATACGTTCAACATCAATCGATACGAAAGCAATACCCGACAACGTGGCGGCGAAAGAGAAATTATCAATCCTATTATTTCCTATCCACAAGCGGTCGCTTTCAAGAACAAATACAGCTATCCTCTGACTCAAACTTCTATTTCTTTTACAGCTACTTCTACCGCCGAAATTAAATTTGAAGCCACTAAAACTGATCCCGAAAACAAAATCGTAGGAGTGGATGAATATTTTATGGCCAACTCGGGTTTAGAAACCAGTTCGGGTAGAAATTTCACCGAATTCGACATTAAAAACAATACGTATAATTGCATCGTAGGTTCCGATTTTGAAAAAGGATTATTGAAAGATGTCAATCCAATTGATAAAATAATCTCCATTCGTGGTGCCAAATTTAAAGTCATTGGAGTTTTAAAAGAAAAAGGATCCACCTTTGGCAACAGCCAAGATTTAAGGGTTTTAATTCCGATTCAAGTTGCCCGTTCTTTGTTTACAGCTCCCAACATCAATTACACGATGAGCATTATGGTTTCCAAAAAAGAACTCTTGGATCAAGCCATTGACAATGCCAATAGTACGATGCGAAGAGTACGCAAATTGAGTCCTGTAAAAGACAACAATTTTGCCATTGTTCGAAGTGACGATTTAATCAACAAAATATTGAGCATTACACAATATCTGGGATTGGCTTCTTGGGTTATTGGCATCATTACCATTTTGGGTTCGTCTATCGCTTTGATGAATATTATGATTGTTTCAGTCACGGAACGTACTCGTGAAATTGGCGTTCGAAAAGCATTAGGAGCCAAAAAAACTACCGTTGCTTTCCAATTTTTTATAGAAACTCTACTCATTGGACAATTAGGAGGTTTGGTTGGAATTATTTTAGGAATCGCAATAGGTTATGCCATAGCTACAGCTATAGATTTTGTGTTTGTTATTCCTTGGGGCGCTATTTCTGCAGCTTTTTTGACCAGTTTTACGGTAGCCATCATTTCTGGTTTGTATCCAGCGATTAAGGCTTCGAAACTCGATCCGATTGAAGCGTTGCGCTATGAATAG
- the hisS gene encoding histidine--tRNA ligase — protein MASKPSIPKGTRDFSPAEVAKRQYIIATIKSNFEKFGFQPIETPSFENSETLMGKYGEEGDRLIFKILNSGDYLAKADTTLLENKESNKLTSSISEKALRYDLTVPFARYVVQHQSEIEFPFKRYQIQPVWRADRPQKGRFREFFQCDADVVGSKSLWQEVELVQLYDSVFTQLGLEGVTIKINNRKILSGIAEVIGAKDKLIDFTVALDKLDKIGEDGVKTEMMEKGIAASAIEKVQPLFNFTGTISEKIEKLSTLLTESQEGLKGVEELRFICDNVANLGLNKAVLDLDVTLARGLNYYTGAIFEVAAPKTVSMGSIGGGGRYDDLTGIFGLKDMSGVGISFGLDRIYLVIEELNLFPETVTSTSKALFINYGEKEAFYSMQAISQLRSFGVKVELYPDNVKVGKQFQHADKRGIPYAVIVGESEMKEGKFALKNLVSGEQVLVDFEGLKEALL, from the coding sequence ATGGCATCAAAACCAAGTATTCCAAAAGGAACAAGAGATTTTTCACCTGCCGAGGTGGCAAAACGTCAATATATTATAGCAACCATAAAAAGTAATTTCGAGAAATTTGGTTTCCAACCGATAGAAACACCTTCGTTCGAAAACTCTGAAACCCTGATGGGAAAATACGGAGAAGAAGGCGACCGATTGATTTTTAAGATTTTGAATTCGGGAGATTATTTGGCGAAAGCTGATACTACTTTATTAGAAAATAAAGAAAGTAATAAATTGACTTCTAGTATTTCCGAGAAAGCATTGCGTTACGATTTAACAGTTCCATTTGCAAGATATGTGGTGCAACACCAAAGTGAGATTGAATTTCCATTCAAAAGATACCAAATTCAACCGGTTTGGCGTGCTGATCGTCCGCAGAAAGGGCGTTTCAGAGAATTTTTTCAATGTGATGCCGATGTGGTAGGTTCAAAATCGTTGTGGCAGGAAGTAGAATTAGTGCAGTTGTACGATTCGGTTTTTACACAATTAGGTTTGGAAGGCGTAACGATTAAAATCAATAACCGAAAAATTCTTTCGGGAATTGCAGAAGTCATTGGTGCTAAAGATAAATTAATCGATTTTACAGTCGCTTTAGACAAACTCGACAAAATAGGCGAGGACGGAGTAAAAACGGAAATGATGGAGAAAGGTATTGCAGCATCGGCAATCGAAAAAGTACAACCGTTATTCAATTTTACTGGAACCATTTCAGAGAAAATAGAAAAACTTTCAACATTATTAACGGAATCTCAAGAAGGATTAAAAGGAGTAGAAGAGTTGCGATTTATTTGTGACAACGTTGCTAATTTGGGTTTGAATAAAGCGGTTTTAGATTTAGATGTGACTCTCGCTCGTGGATTGAATTATTACACAGGTGCTATTTTTGAAGTGGCTGCGCCTAAAACTGTTTCGATGGGGTCTATCGGTGGCGGTGGGCGATATGATGATTTGACTGGGATTTTCGGTTTGAAGGATATGAGTGGAGTAGGAATTTCTTTTGGTTTAGACCGAATTTATTTGGTTATCGAAGAGTTGAATTTATTCCCGGAAACGGTGACTTCGACATCCAAAGCGTTGTTCATTAATTATGGAGAAAAAGAAGCTTTCTATTCGATGCAAGCTATTAGTCAATTGAGAAGTTTTGGGGTGAAAGTCGAATTGTATCCTGATAATGTAAAAGTGGGAAAACAATTTCAACACGCTGATAAGCGAGGAATTCCTTATGCAGTAATTGTTGGAGAATCAGAAATGAAAGAAGGGAAATTTGCTTTGAAAAATTTAGTTTCTGGCGAGCAGGTTTTAGTTGATTTTGAAGGACTCAAAGAGGCTTTGTTGTAA
- a CDS encoding LamG-like jellyroll fold domain-containing protein, whose product MKKTTLPLISLFTLLLFIAIPFSGLAQSPKTYSASGTFTVPAGVTTVGVEAWGAGGGGGSRSGSNGRGGGGGGGAFAANPTTPVSALSGAYSITVGTGGGANTSGGNSSFATLVIADGGNGGTNNSTAAGTGGTAGASTGTITRDGGNGAAGGALSSGAGGGGAGSGGNGLSALLAVGGAGGAGGGGNGAAGVSGNTNGLNGNTFGGGGSGAVRTSGTRNGGSGANGQVILTWTCPTYSLTSTAIASPLCTGNGATVTLTGGTGLPTGNYTVTYSLTGANTATNATATMSVTSAGTGSFTTSTLNNIGLTNIQITNLSSGVSPDNCSNAITVNNTANVTLTAVPAQPSAITGSTSFCGGTSQSYSVTNVLGTTYTWSFPAGWSQTAGGTTNSITVTTNGNSGTVSVTPSNSCGNGTAQTLGVTSNSPTAAAGSALTTICSGATTVALGGSFGGGATSAVWSDGGVGGTFTNNTGSTPNTTTWTAPVAYTGTATLTLTTAGGSCGTTTASKTQVVTTGVFATVASSAITVNGSLTSPALGGSPASGTWTKISGPSGTVTFSNASNGSSTATVPTIGTYVFRWTVNNSCGTTSADISVTYLDANYHRDYTLFYEDFDATDGGWTNTTNTNGSWTRTDTFTGVAEIGENSFWRTNNFNDYANNAVIEITSPVYNFTGYENMLFNIDVRYDTETNVDGMRILYSINNGAFVQLGASGSGINWYNSTSVSALGSNGWSDNNATAALAFTPVGVGPNRFIRATTLLADGTFRNQSNVRFKVEFRSNGSTTDNGVAFDNVGVEGDAIVALADSPIAPANINQNLRLWFKSNAGIAATDGSPLTAWEDQAYDTSRADLINKENVKALTTDAPTYRDNAARNLNFNPVVDFNAANKDYMNGKGGLYSQDYFVVVYPDDVTQNTMGTNGRQIPLGGKSDEQSFHEDPTGLGLGNTTARYSTPEVIAHNVGAYAPGSGSPTPGVDSYGKSFSSTTVTYNEPLIINVKTNSSGTTTEIYKNGIKIDNLDGRTGDTGTGSLLNFYEYKNLPFYLGTGRSGISGRAFSALNGRLSEVVVYTAPNSALNQQKIQSYLGLKYGITLHATNSSNVSGVSLTTRLNDVNYIDSAGNIIWNTIGNTGYNYDVAGIGRDDDSQLYQKQSKTVNTTDDITIGLNTIAATNNLNPNTCNNRNFLVWGNNQGTLAAQAPVIVDMSTGITPTLTTNVEFVSVGRTWKVVEVGGNVPTARVSIPSIMLTATITPPGDFLMFISDTPVFNPTAEYRVMSVNGSNLETSYDFDGTKYITFGYAPERTFERCIKFNGTSDYLDAGKVLDLTPAFTVSAWVNRTTANRTIFSKRNSTFTEGYDLSINAAGRAEMSWFVGASKKTITSSAVIPVGIWHHIGVSFDGTTAKIYIDGINAVSTNLAGTPTAATNQSFLIAAADGVAPTSYFNGSIDEVRVWNVALNDAQFRYVMNQEILRNGTATNGAIVPNTITLNEISSIPWANLMAYYPMSTYTYTNAKDISNNNYTAALRNVVTVDRQTAPLPYISAANAPWESAGTWTNSTLQYIPNSNSIENGTKINWNIVRSTHNISSTTDKTVLGLFVNSGTISATNNTKIEVSHYLKLDGKIDLVGMSQLVQTQGSDLDVTSAGSIERDQQGQASKYNYNYWSSPVSPINGTANNTNYTVTGVMKDGFNTTPRNITWNTTYDGVAGNAGTPVSLARYWLYTFDNLPDSYANWQSISESFSLRVGQGYTLKGAGTATNFTFVGKPNNGTITGNSVSANQLLLVGNPYPSAIDGYQFINDNANINKGNGNGVATDGTLYFWEHAPSNNSHTLWEYAGGYGVLNLTGGLPPVAPAGINGVGTSSKTPKQYIPVGQGFFVYGNGTGGAVNFNNGQRAFVKETDATSTTLFRTKGTSKIPQVINSNTTVAYKKIRLGYNNKDNYHRQVLIGFMDDKATNGFDNGYDGEIMDDFPNDMYFLNSGKQLVIQGEGYFNTNMTYPIGVKTNTEGKVNFTIDEIENFDPQQPVFIHDNLTDTYHDIRTQNYEVTLPAGTNNSRFSLRFIDKTLNVTQNTVNDIRVSHIQNGNIVEIKNDLQDITVEKLTLFNLLGQEMNSWKLDNLDQQNIQVPLTNVSAGVYIIKVKTAKGESSKKIIVN is encoded by the coding sequence ATGAAGAAAACTACTTTACCTCTTATTAGCTTATTTACGCTACTGCTATTTATAGCTATTCCTTTTTCAGGTTTAGCACAATCACCTAAAACGTATTCCGCTTCGGGGACTTTTACAGTTCCCGCAGGAGTTACTACAGTAGGAGTAGAAGCTTGGGGAGCTGGTGGTGGTGGTGGATCAAGATCTGGCTCAAATGGAAGAGGCGGTGGTGGTGGTGGTGGTGCTTTTGCAGCAAATCCAACAACTCCTGTATCTGCTTTATCTGGTGCATACTCTATAACCGTTGGAACAGGGGGTGGTGCGAATACATCTGGTGGAAACTCTTCATTTGCTACTTTAGTCATAGCTGATGGTGGTAACGGAGGAACAAATAACTCTACTGCAGCTGGTACTGGTGGTACAGCAGGAGCATCTACGGGTACTATAACACGTGATGGTGGTAATGGTGCAGCTGGTGGTGCTTTAAGTTCTGGTGCTGGTGGTGGTGGAGCTGGCAGTGGAGGTAATGGTTTATCTGCATTATTAGCCGTTGGTGGTGCTGGTGGTGCTGGTGGTGGTGGCAATGGAGCAGCTGGTGTTTCAGGAAACACAAATGGACTAAATGGGAATACATTTGGTGGTGGTGGTTCGGGAGCTGTAAGGACTTCAGGCACTCGAAATGGTGGTTCAGGAGCCAACGGTCAAGTAATCCTTACTTGGACTTGTCCAACTTATAGTTTAACGAGTACCGCTATAGCTTCGCCTTTGTGTACAGGTAATGGAGCTACAGTTACACTTACAGGAGGAACTGGATTACCAACCGGAAATTACACCGTAACTTATAGCCTTACTGGAGCAAATACTGCTACAAATGCTACAGCTACAATGAGTGTAACATCAGCAGGTACAGGGAGTTTTACAACTAGTACTTTAAATAATATTGGTTTAACTAACATACAGATTACCAATCTTTCGAGTGGTGTATCGCCAGACAATTGTAGCAATGCAATAACAGTTAATAATACAGCTAACGTTACGCTAACCGCTGTGCCAGCACAACCTAGTGCAATAACAGGAAGTACTTCTTTTTGTGGTGGAACATCTCAAAGTTATAGTGTAACCAATGTTCTTGGAACTACTTATACTTGGTCTTTCCCTGCTGGATGGTCTCAAACTGCTGGAGGAACTACAAACTCAATTACTGTCACTACTAACGGAAATTCAGGAACTGTAAGTGTTACTCCGTCTAATAGTTGTGGTAATGGAACTGCTCAAACATTAGGAGTAACATCAAACTCACCAACAGCCGCAGCAGGAAGTGCTTTAACAACCATTTGTTCAGGTGCTACAACAGTAGCATTAGGTGGATCATTCGGAGGAGGTGCTACGAGTGCAGTTTGGTCTGACGGTGGTGTAGGCGGAACATTTACTAACAATACTGGAAGCACGCCAAACACAACCACTTGGACAGCACCTGTTGCTTATACAGGAACAGCAACGCTAACACTTACCACAGCTGGTGGTAGTTGTGGAACTACTACAGCATCTAAAACACAGGTTGTAACTACTGGTGTTTTTGCAACTGTAGCCAGTAGTGCTATAACAGTTAACGGTTCGCTAACTTCACCAGCATTAGGAGGAAGCCCAGCCTCTGGGACTTGGACTAAAATTTCGGGACCTTCAGGAACAGTTACTTTTAGCAACGCATCCAATGGTTCGTCAACGGCTACAGTACCTACTATTGGAACTTATGTTTTTAGATGGACAGTAAACAATTCTTGCGGAACAACTTCAGCAGACATCTCTGTTACCTATCTTGATGCCAACTACCACAGAGATTACACTTTATTCTATGAAGATTTTGACGCTACAGATGGAGGTTGGACAAACACAACCAACACTAATGGCTCATGGACAAGAACAGACACATTCACTGGGGTAGCCGAAATTGGAGAAAATTCATTTTGGAGAACCAATAACTTTAATGATTATGCGAATAATGCCGTTATAGAAATTACCAGTCCTGTTTATAATTTTACAGGGTATGAAAATATGTTATTCAATATAGATGTACGTTACGACACGGAAACAAATGTAGATGGTATGCGCATACTATATTCTATCAACAATGGAGCCTTTGTACAATTAGGAGCTTCTGGTAGCGGAATAAATTGGTACAATTCTACATCTGTATCCGCACTAGGAAGTAATGGGTGGAGCGATAACAATGCAACTGCAGCTTTAGCTTTTACACCTGTAGGAGTTGGTCCAAATCGATTTATCAGAGCTACTACTCTATTAGCAGACGGAACTTTTAGAAATCAATCAAACGTACGTTTCAAAGTAGAATTTAGATCCAATGGTTCAACTACTGACAATGGAGTTGCCTTTGACAATGTAGGAGTAGAAGGAGATGCTATTGTAGCGCTAGCTGATTCTCCTATTGCTCCTGCCAACATCAATCAAAATTTAAGACTATGGTTCAAAAGTAATGCAGGAATAGCTGCTACAGATGGATCACCATTAACGGCATGGGAAGACCAAGCTTATGATACTAGTAGAGCCGACTTAATTAATAAAGAAAATGTAAAAGCATTGACTACAGATGCTCCAACATATAGAGATAATGCTGCGAGAAACTTAAATTTTAATCCCGTAGTTGATTTTAATGCAGCTAATAAAGACTATATGAATGGTAAAGGAGGCTTGTACTCTCAAGATTATTTTGTGGTGGTTTATCCTGATGATGTAACACAAAACACCATGGGAACTAACGGAAGACAAATTCCTCTGGGTGGAAAAAGTGATGAACAAAGTTTTCACGAAGATCCTACTGGATTAGGATTAGGAAACACAACAGCAAGATACAGTACACCAGAAGTTATAGCACACAACGTAGGTGCTTATGCTCCTGGATCAGGCTCACCTACCCCAGGTGTTGACTCCTATGGAAAATCATTTTCATCTACAACTGTTACTTACAACGAACCGCTTATTATAAACGTAAAAACTAACTCAAGTGGCACTACAACAGAAATTTATAAAAACGGAATTAAAATAGACAATCTTGACGGTAGAACTGGAGACACTGGAACAGGTAGCTTATTAAACTTCTATGAGTATAAAAACCTCCCTTTTTATCTAGGAACAGGACGAAGTGGTATCAGTGGTAGAGCTTTTTCTGCTCTAAACGGAAGACTTTCAGAAGTAGTAGTTTACACTGCTCCAAACAGTGCTTTAAACCAACAAAAAATACAAAGTTATTTAGGTCTTAAATACGGAATAACGCTACATGCAACAAACAGTAGTAATGTATCAGGGGTAAGTCTTACTACTCGACTTAATGATGTAAATTACATAGATTCAGCTGGAAATATAATCTGGAATACTATTGGAAATACAGGATACAATTATGACGTTGCCGGTATTGGTAGAGATGATGACTCCCAATTGTACCAAAAACAATCTAAAACAGTTAATACCACTGACGATATTACTATTGGATTAAACACGATAGCAGCAACAAATAATCTAAACCCTAACACCTGTAACAACAGAAACTTCTTGGTTTGGGGTAACAATCAAGGCACTTTAGCGGCCCAAGCACCTGTTATTGTCGATATGAGTACAGGAATAACTCCTACATTAACCACAAACGTTGAATTTGTATCAGTAGGAAGAACATGGAAAGTTGTAGAAGTTGGAGGAAATGTTCCTACAGCTAGAGTATCCATCCCTTCTATCATGCTTACTGCTACCATAACACCTCCTGGCGATTTCTTGATGTTTATATCTGATACTCCAGTTTTTAACCCAACTGCAGAATACAGGGTAATGAGCGTAAACGGATCCAATCTAGAAACTTCTTATGACTTTGACGGAACAAAATACATCACTTTTGGGTATGCTCCAGAAAGAACATTCGAACGTTGTATCAAGTTTAACGGTACTTCCGATTATTTAGATGCTGGAAAAGTATTAGACTTAACTCCTGCTTTTACCGTTTCGGCTTGGGTAAATCGTACTACTGCCAACAGAACCATTTTTTCTAAAAGAAACAGTACTTTTACCGAAGGTTATGATTTAAGTATCAATGCAGCAGGAAGAGCAGAAATGAGCTGGTTTGTAGGAGCTAGTAAAAAAACAATTACCTCATCAGCAGTAATTCCTGTGGGTATCTGGCATCATATTGGTGTAAGCTTTGACGGTACAACTGCTAAAATCTATATTGACGGAATAAATGCCGTTAGTACAAATCTAGCAGGAACTCCAACAGCGGCTACCAACCAATCGTTCTTGATTGCAGCAGCAGATGGCGTAGCTCCAACTTCATACTTTAATGGATCAATAGACGAAGTTCGAGTATGGAATGTAGCCCTAAACGATGCTCAATTCCGATATGTAATGAATCAAGAAATTTTGAGAAACGGAACCGCTACAAATGGTGCTATTGTTCCAAATACCATTACGTTAAACGAAATTAGCAGTATTCCTTGGGCAAATCTTATGGCTTATTACCCAATGTCAACTTATACTTATACTAATGCCAAAGACATATCCAACAACAACTATACGGCTGCATTAAGAAATGTAGTAACCGTTGACAGACAAACCGCTCCTCTACCCTATATATCAGCGGCAAATGCGCCGTGGGAAAGTGCAGGAACTTGGACTAATAGTACATTACAGTACATTCCGAACAGTAACTCTATAGAAAATGGGACAAAAATTAACTGGAATATCGTAAGATCAACTCATAACATCAGCTCTACTACAGACAAAACTGTACTAGGACTATTTGTCAATAGCGGTACTATAAGCGCAACCAACAATACTAAAATTGAAGTGTCGCATTACCTAAAATTAGACGGAAAAATAGATTTAGTAGGAATGTCACAATTGGTGCAAACCCAAGGAAGTGACTTGGATGTAACCAGCGCAGGATCTATCGAAAGAGACCAACAAGGACAAGCCAGCAAATACAATTACAACTATTGGAGTTCTCCTGTTAGCCCAATTAATGGCACTGCTAACAACACGAATTATACAGTAACTGGTGTTATGAAAGATGGGTTTAATACCACTCCAAGAAACATCACTTGGAACACAACTTATGATGGTGTGGCAGGAAATGCTGGCACTCCTGTAAGTTTAGCTCGCTATTGGTTATACACATTTGATAATTTACCCGATTCTTACGCTAACTGGCAATCAATAAGCGAAAGCTTTTCACTTCGTGTGGGGCAAGGATACACCTTAAAAGGAGCTGGTACAGCAACTAATTTCACTTTTGTGGGTAAACCAAATAATGGCACCATAACTGGCAATAGTGTTAGCGCCAACCAATTATTACTGGTAGGTAATCCTTATCCATCAGCAATAGATGGTTATCAATTTATCAATGACAATGCCAATATTAACAAAGGTAATGGTAATGGTGTAGCAACTGACGGAACATTATATTTCTGGGAACACGCACCAAGCAATAACTCTCATACCTTATGGGAATATGCTGGAGGCTATGGAGTACTTAATTTAACTGGAGGTTTACCTCCTGTGGCTCCTGCTGGTATTAATGGTGTAGGAACAAGTTCTAAAACTCCAAAACAATACATTCCGGTGGGTCAAGGTTTCTTTGTATATGGAAACGGAACTGGTGGAGCAGTTAATTTTAACAACGGACAAAGAGCTTTTGTCAAAGAAACAGATGCAACCTCAACTACCCTATTTAGAACCAAAGGAACAAGTAAAATCCCTCAAGTAATCAATAGCAACACGACGGTAGCTTACAAAAAAATACGTTTGGGTTACAACAACAAAGACAATTACCACCGTCAGGTATTGATTGGCTTTATGGATGACAAAGCCACTAACGGTTTTGACAATGGTTATGATGGCGAAATTATGGATGATTTTCCTAACGATATGTATTTCTTAAACAGTGGTAAACAACTGGTCATTCAAGGAGAAGGTTATTTCAATACCAATATGACTTATCCAATTGGAGTGAAAACAAATACCGAAGGAAAAGTAAATTTCACTATAGATGAAATAGAAAACTTTGACCCTCAACAACCAGTGTTTATTCATGATAATCTAACAGATACCTATCATGATATTAGAACCCAAAATTATGAAGTGACTTTGCCAGCAGGTACAAATAACTCTAGATTCAGTTTGCGTTTTATTGACAAAACATTAAATGTGACTCAAAACACTGTTAATGATATCAGAGTATCTCACATACAAAACGGAAATATTGTTGAAATCAAAAACGACTTACAAGACATTACTGTTGAAAAACTGACTTTATTCAACCTCTTGGGTCAAGAAATGAATAGTTGGAAACTGGATAATCTAGACCAACAAAACATTCAAGTCCCTCTGACAAATGTTAGTGCTGGAGTATATATCATAAAAGTAAAAACAGCTAAAGGCGAAAGCAGCAAGAAAATTATAGTAAACTAA
- a CDS encoding four helix bundle protein, translated as MIDMKARTKKFTIDSSFLCSKLPVSRELNAYVNQLIRYSSSVGANYRASQRAKSTADFINKLKIVEEEADESCFFLEIILEINKNQDLKIEIEKLLKESNEILAIVVASIKTARNNLDKK; from the coding sequence ATGATAGATATGAAAGCAAGAACTAAAAAGTTTACTATCGATAGTTCTTTTTTATGTTCGAAATTGCCAGTTTCTCGGGAGCTTAATGCTTATGTCAATCAGTTAATTAGGTATTCAAGTTCTGTTGGAGCGAATTACAGAGCATCACAAAGAGCAAAATCGACTGCAGATTTCATTAATAAGTTAAAAATTGTGGAGGAAGAAGCTGATGAAAGTTGCTTTTTTCTTGAAATAATACTTGAGATAAATAAAAACCAAGACCTTAAAATTGAAATTGAAAAACTTTTGAAAGAATCAAATGAAATTTTAGCAATTGTTGTAGCGTCAATAAAAACAGCCAGAAACAACTTGGACAAGAAGTGA